A stretch of Microbacterium sp. LWH3-1.2 DNA encodes these proteins:
- a CDS encoding SufE family protein, which yields MTEAALPDRLAEIRDEFLELPEPDRLQLLLEYSYELPSMPVEYEGHPELYERVVECQSPVFIVVDVDADGAVAMHATAPPEAPTTRGFASILAHGLTGLTTAEVLAVPGDFPQTLGLTRVVSPLRISGMTGMLLRAQRQVRAKSAD from the coding sequence ATGACCGAAGCCGCCCTGCCTGACCGCCTCGCCGAGATCCGCGACGAGTTCCTCGAGCTGCCTGAGCCCGATCGACTCCAGCTGCTCCTGGAGTACTCGTACGAGCTGCCGTCGATGCCCGTGGAGTACGAGGGGCACCCGGAGCTGTACGAGCGCGTAGTGGAGTGCCAATCGCCGGTGTTCATCGTCGTGGACGTGGACGCCGACGGCGCCGTCGCGATGCACGCGACCGCTCCGCCCGAGGCTCCGACGACCCGCGGATTCGCGAGCATCTTGGCGCATGGCCTCACCGGCCTCACGACCGCGGAGGTGCTGGCGGTGCCGGGCGACTTCCCGCAGACGCTGGGTCTCACGCGAGTGGTGTCACCCCTGCGAATCTCCGGAATGACCGGGATGCTTCTGCGTGCCCAGCGTCAGGTGCGCGCCAAGTCGGCGGACTGA
- a CDS encoding sulfurtransferase translates to MTVETDTSSEKFAEYSEPGRLVTGDWLEANLDREGLVVVESDEDVLLYETGHIPGAVKVDWHTELNDPVVRDYVDGQGFASLLSRKGISRDDTVVIYGDKNNWWAAYALWVFSLFGHEDVRLLDGGRDRWIAEGRPITTEAPNPVPTEYPVVERDDSVLRAYKDDVLAHLGRGPLIDVRSPEEYDGSRTSAPAYPEEGALRAGHIPAARNVPWARAVAEDGGFRPRAELDAIYRGEVRLQDGDAIVAYCRIGERSSHTWFVLKHLLGFEDVRNYDGSWTEWGSAVRVPIVAGAEPGDAPRR, encoded by the coding sequence ATGACCGTCGAGACCGACACCTCGTCCGAGAAGTTCGCCGAGTACTCCGAGCCGGGGCGACTCGTGACGGGCGACTGGCTCGAGGCGAACCTGGACCGCGAGGGCCTCGTCGTCGTCGAGTCCGATGAGGACGTCCTGCTGTACGAGACGGGCCACATCCCGGGCGCCGTGAAGGTCGACTGGCACACCGAGCTCAACGATCCGGTCGTGCGCGACTACGTCGACGGTCAGGGCTTCGCCTCGCTGCTCAGCAGGAAGGGAATCTCCCGCGACGACACCGTCGTGATCTACGGAGACAAGAACAACTGGTGGGCCGCGTATGCGCTGTGGGTGTTCTCCCTGTTCGGGCACGAGGACGTCCGCCTCCTCGACGGCGGACGAGACAGGTGGATCGCCGAGGGACGACCGATCACGACGGAGGCCCCGAACCCGGTCCCCACCGAATACCCGGTCGTGGAGCGCGACGACTCCGTCCTGCGCGCCTACAAGGACGACGTGCTCGCCCACCTGGGCCGTGGGCCGCTCATCGACGTGCGCTCCCCCGAGGAATACGACGGATCGCGAACGTCGGCGCCGGCGTACCCCGAGGAAGGAGCCCTGCGCGCGGGGCACATCCCGGCGGCGCGGAACGTGCCCTGGGCGCGCGCCGTCGCCGAGGACGGCGGCTTCCGGCCTCGCGCGGAGCTGGACGCCATCTACCGCGGCGAGGTCAGGCTCCAGGACGGCGACGCGATCGTCGCCTACTGCCGCATCGGCGAGCGGTCCAGCCACACGTGGTTCGTCCTCAAGCACCTCCTCGGCTTCGAGGACGTCCGCAACTACGACGGGTCGTGGACCGAGTGGGGCAGCGCGGTGCGTGTGCCGATCGTTGCGGGTGCCGAGCCGGGAGACGCGCCTCGGCGCTGA